A genomic segment from Verrucomicrobiia bacterium encodes:
- a CDS encoding flavin reductase family protein produces the protein MYEWMVTTILPRPVAWVSTRSPGGVANLAPFSFFQGVCARPPTLLFCPANDRHGRPKDTLRNVGATGEFVVNLVPWSLAEAMNATAASLPYGESEFERFGVAQAASLRIGPPRVAAAPVAFECRLDRIIHVGEGPIAGNIVLGRIVHLHVADAILAPDGRPDPGLLDPVGRLGRDEYARLGERIQFARPA, from the coding sequence ATGTACGAATGGATGGTCACCACCATCCTGCCCCGCCCGGTTGCCTGGGTGTCCACCCGATCGCCCGGCGGGGTCGCCAACCTGGCACCCTTCAGCTTCTTCCAGGGCGTTTGCGCCCGCCCGCCCACGTTGCTGTTCTGTCCCGCCAACGACCGGCACGGGCGGCCCAAGGACACGTTGCGCAATGTGGGCGCCACCGGGGAGTTTGTGGTCAATCTCGTGCCGTGGTCGCTGGCGGAAGCCATGAACGCAACCGCCGCCTCGCTGCCCTACGGCGAGAGCGAGTTCGAGCGGTTTGGCGTCGCCCAGGCCGCATCCCTCCGGATCGGACCACCCCGGGTCGCTGCCGCGCCGGTCGCGTTCGAATGCCGGCTCGACCGGATCATCCACGTGGGCGAAGGCCCGATCGCGGGGAATATCGTGCTCGGGCGCATCGTTCACCTCCACGTCGCGGACGCCATCCTCGCCCCGGACGGGCGGCCGGATCCCGGTCTGCTGGATCCGGTCGGACGCCTCGGGCGCGATGAATACGCCCGGCTTGGGGAACGGATTCAGTTCGCGCGCCCGGCCTGA
- a CDS encoding type II secretion system protein encodes MEPLIHTSTPSSDDRNSRRSTPAPTPAGFTLIELLVVIAIIAILAGMLLPALAKAKSKGQGIMCMNNTRQLMLAWRLYIEDQNGKIPPAYSDNPSNNVWVYGILDWNGGNRDNWDVTNTLMRGTIWPYTGRTAKIYKCPADNFMTKGANPRPRLRSNAINAWVGMHDGRPTWFGNSPPWRMFLRDSDFVAPADTWVFVDEHPDSINDGFFCVNMNPAPNLAAAVLPDAPASYHNGACGFAFADGHSEIKRWVDRRTKIPVRRADFQPGNQSNNPDIGWLWSKTTQRLN; translated from the coding sequence ATGGAACCATTGATTCACACCTCGACTCCGTCTTCAGACGATCGGAATTCGCGCCGCTCCACACCGGCGCCAACCCCCGCGGGATTCACGTTGATTGAACTGCTCGTGGTGATCGCCATCATCGCCATCCTGGCCGGGATGCTTCTTCCGGCTCTGGCCAAGGCGAAATCCAAGGGGCAGGGCATCATGTGCATGAACAACACCCGGCAGCTCATGCTCGCCTGGCGGCTGTATATCGAGGATCAAAACGGAAAAATTCCTCCGGCGTATTCGGACAATCCATCCAACAACGTCTGGGTGTACGGGATTCTCGATTGGAACGGGGGCAACCGCGACAACTGGGATGTGACCAACACCCTCATGAGGGGCACCATCTGGCCCTACACGGGTCGGACGGCAAAGATCTACAAATGTCCCGCAGACAACTTCATGACCAAGGGGGCCAATCCACGCCCGCGGCTTCGGAGCAACGCGATCAATGCCTGGGTCGGAATGCATGACGGCCGGCCGACCTGGTTCGGGAACAGTCCCCCATGGCGCATGTTCCTCCGGGATTCAGACTTCGTGGCTCCGGCCGATACCTGGGTGTTCGTGGATGAGCATCCCGACAGCATCAACGACGGGTTCTTCTGCGTGAACATGAATCCGGCGCCCAACCTCGCGGCAGCTGTGCTGCCCGACGCCCCCGCGAGCTACCATAACGGGGCCTGCGGCTTTGCCTTCGCCGATGGCCATTCCGAGATCAAGCGTTGGGTGGACCGACGGACCAAGATTCCGGTGAGGCGGGCGGACTTCCAGCCCGGCAATCAGAGCAACAATCCGGACATCGGATGGCTCTGGAGCAAGACGACCCAGCGCCTGAACTGA
- the efp gene encoding elongation factor P gives MAVNANELRKGQAILYNNDVCVVLEVTHRTPGNLRAFVQAILRSIRSGRSMDVRFTSYEKIETVALNSKKMDFSYKSGDDYVFSDPDTYEEVTLARELVGDAKDFLVENGTVTVTFIEDKAVQIELPASVVLKVTRVEGGVRGDSANNVQQSIELETGVTMQAPLFIKEGEKIKVDTRTRKYMERA, from the coding sequence ATGGCAGTCAACGCGAACGAACTCCGCAAGGGGCAGGCGATTTTGTACAACAATGACGTGTGCGTGGTGCTTGAGGTCACCCATCGCACGCCGGGGAACCTGCGCGCATTCGTCCAGGCGATCCTTCGCAGCATCCGCTCCGGGCGCTCCATGGATGTGCGGTTCACGTCCTACGAGAAGATCGAGACCGTCGCCTTGAACTCGAAGAAGATGGACTTCAGCTACAAGTCCGGTGACGACTACGTGTTCTCCGATCCCGACACCTACGAAGAGGTGACGCTCGCCAGGGAGCTGGTCGGGGACGCCAAGGATTTCCTCGTGGAGAACGGCACTGTGACGGTCACGTTCATTGAGGACAAGGCGGTCCAGATCGAACTGCCGGCGAGCGTCGTGCTCAAGGTGACCCGGGTCGAGGGGGGCGTTCGTGGCGACTCCGCCAACAATGTCCAGCAGAGCATCGAGCTCGAAACCGGCGTGACCATGCAGGCGCCGCTGTTCATCAAGGAGGGCGAGAAGATCAAGGTGGACACCCGCACCCGGAAGTACATGGAGCGCGCCTGA
- a CDS encoding DUF1501 domain-containing protein, protein MNAAEPLLRHEQLLHRTRRHFLRDCTSGLGALWLAFEGGRAWGASGGVVHEGAGPLAPVAPPAPGRARRVIYLHMAGSPSQLELFDYKPELERLDGQDCPASLIAGRQFAFIQGVPKMLGPQYPFRQHGQSGQWVSDRLPLFASVADEVCFIKSMYTDQFNHGPAQLLMHTGTQNPGGASAGAWATYGLGAENRNLPGFIVLTSGGKNPDAGKSVWGAGYLPSVFQGVQCRSQGDPVLFLSDPPGITRRLRRRTLDALQEINERTAREVGDPETLTRLAQYELAFRMQVDASDAFDISREPAVIHRLYGTQPGKESFANNCLLARRLAERGVRFIQLFDWGWDSHGAGESEALNHGFKDKCRSVDRALMALLVDLRQRGLLDDTLVVWSGEFGRTPMRENRSGMEMQFIGRDHNPGAFTLWMAGGGVRRGTTYGETDDFGYQSVVDRVSVHDFHATLLHLLGFDHLRLTYPVSGVNMRLTNVTKPGCAVVRGVLA, encoded by the coding sequence ATGAACGCCGCTGAACCGCTCCTGCGCCATGAACAGTTGCTGCACCGGACCCGGCGCCACTTCCTGCGCGATTGTACCAGCGGCCTTGGGGCACTCTGGCTGGCGTTTGAGGGCGGACGCGCATGGGGGGCGTCCGGCGGGGTGGTTCATGAAGGGGCGGGTCCGCTGGCTCCCGTAGCGCCTCCGGCCCCCGGCAGGGCGCGCCGGGTCATCTACCTCCACATGGCCGGCTCACCGAGCCAGTTGGAGCTCTTCGACTACAAACCGGAACTCGAGCGCCTGGACGGACAGGACTGCCCGGCCTCGCTCATCGCCGGCAGGCAGTTCGCCTTCATCCAAGGCGTACCGAAAATGTTGGGGCCGCAATATCCGTTCCGGCAGCACGGACAGAGCGGCCAGTGGGTTTCGGACCGCCTGCCGTTGTTTGCGTCGGTGGCGGACGAAGTGTGCTTCATCAAGTCCATGTACACCGACCAGTTCAACCACGGACCGGCCCAGTTGCTCATGCATACGGGGACGCAGAACCCCGGAGGCGCGAGCGCCGGGGCGTGGGCCACGTACGGGCTGGGTGCGGAGAACCGGAATCTCCCCGGGTTCATCGTGCTGACCAGCGGCGGAAAGAATCCGGATGCCGGGAAATCCGTCTGGGGCGCCGGTTATCTGCCCTCGGTCTTCCAGGGGGTCCAGTGCCGGTCGCAGGGCGACCCGGTCCTGTTCCTCTCCGATCCCCCGGGCATCACCCGCCGCCTGCGGCGCCGCACCCTCGACGCGCTGCAGGAGATCAACGAGCGAACAGCCCGTGAGGTGGGCGATCCGGAGACCCTCACCCGGCTGGCCCAGTACGAACTGGCGTTCCGGATGCAGGTGGACGCCAGCGACGCGTTTGACATCAGCCGTGAGCCGGCCGTCATCCACCGTCTCTACGGGACGCAACCCGGCAAGGAATCCTTTGCCAACAACTGCCTGCTCGCCCGCCGCCTCGCGGAGCGTGGAGTGCGTTTCATCCAGCTGTTTGACTGGGGATGGGATTCGCACGGTGCCGGTGAATCCGAGGCCCTCAACCATGGGTTCAAGGACAAGTGCCGGAGCGTGGATCGCGCGCTGATGGCGTTGCTCGTGGATTTGCGCCAGCGCGGACTGCTCGACGACACGCTCGTGGTCTGGAGCGGGGAATTCGGGCGGACGCCGATGCGGGAGAACCGCAGCGGCATGGAAATGCAGTTCATCGGCCGCGACCATAATCCGGGGGCGTTCACCCTCTGGATGGCCGGCGGCGGCGTCCGCCGGGGCACGACGTACGGTGAGACCGACGACTTCGGATACCAGTCCGTGGTGGACCGGGTGTCCGTTCACGACTTCCACGCGACGCTCCTGCACTTGCTGGGATTCGATCACCTGCGCCTCACCTACCCGGTGTCGGGGGTGAACATGCGCCTCACCAACGTGACCAAGCCCGGCTGCGCGGTGGTCCGGGGCGTTCTGGCCTGA
- a CDS encoding PSD1 domain-containing protein, with product METMNGGGVRIGWWIGLGMLTGVMAADAASATDFNRDIRPLFARHCTACHGGVKAAGSISLVYRERALADGKSGRRTIVPGDPDASELIRRVESGDPDERMPQPEHGPALSAEEIATLRAWIREGAPWSEHWSFVPPLPPPEPVLKDPSWAAVPADRFILARLEAEGLNPAPEATPAGWLRRVSLDLIGLPPTPREFADYLEDRREDPRRAREQVVDRLLASPRFGERWAAVWLDLARYSDTFGFEKDPHRDIWPWRDWVIRAFNDDMPFDQFTIRQLAGDLLAEPSADDLLATAFHRNTQNNTEGGTDDEEYRTAAVLDRVNTTWTAWQATTFGCVQCHAHPYDPIPHRDYYRFAAFFDGTEDCDQNDDYPRLLIPADGARREEIVAIQREIRTLRHDLNDAGLAAAAAVSNWSPAIPTCASTSASDATLTVGADGRIRAGGTLPIKVAYTLRFPAVPGLTALRLDIHPVAFDPKGLPERGQAFSRIQLAVIASEAGATNQPVAFQEVIADHLAGPFDPFRIIDTGGGFGSYPVMTGPRRVFVVLSNPLEVESDGTLEITLDHGIASNSGVQACVLRDFTVSATTDSRLSDFAGAPGRREQWRLLQGKKEALQDVAGTRVPVMMERPESAGRETRVFVRGNRAIRDAVVRPGIPDIVSPPPGDDPLTRLDMARWMVGDRNPLAARVLANRLWAEMFGRGIVETLEDFGTSGARPTHPELLDHLALRLREDWGWSVKRFLREIALSSTYAQSARVTPALATLDPDNRLYARGPRVRLTAEMVRDQALALSGSLSTKAFGPPVYPPQPDGVWNSVYSGERWNTSQDADRFRRAIYTYQKRTSGYPLFLTFDAPTRDACTARRLPSNTPLQALAVLNDPAFLEMARSLANRMEAVGDTPQDRIRWACRLLTLEPPPRSMVDTLLRLYDGALEDFGEDRASADALAPTPERAALVLVANTLLNLDIALTR from the coding sequence ATGGAGACCATGAACGGCGGTGGGGTCCGGATCGGATGGTGGATCGGGCTGGGCATGCTCACGGGAGTGATGGCGGCGGATGCCGCGTCGGCCACCGACTTCAACCGGGACATCCGCCCCCTGTTCGCCAGGCACTGCACCGCCTGCCATGGCGGCGTGAAGGCCGCTGGGAGCATTTCCCTGGTCTATCGGGAACGAGCGCTGGCGGACGGCAAGTCCGGCAGGCGCACGATTGTCCCCGGGGACCCTGACGCCTCGGAGCTGATCCGGCGGGTGGAGTCCGGAGATCCGGACGAGCGGATGCCCCAGCCGGAGCATGGTCCGGCACTGTCCGCAGAGGAGATTGCGACGCTCCGCGCGTGGATCCGTGAGGGCGCTCCCTGGAGCGAGCATTGGTCCTTTGTGCCGCCGCTGCCCCCCCCGGAACCGGTCCTGAAGGACCCGTCGTGGGCGGCCGTTCCCGCCGACCGTTTCATCCTGGCACGACTGGAGGCGGAGGGACTCAACCCGGCGCCGGAGGCAACCCCGGCCGGGTGGCTGCGGCGGGTGAGCCTGGATCTCATCGGCCTGCCGCCAACCCCGAGGGAGTTTGCCGACTACCTCGAGGATCGCCGGGAGGATCCACGACGGGCGCGGGAACAGGTCGTGGACCGCCTGCTCGCCTCCCCGCGGTTCGGCGAGCGCTGGGCGGCGGTGTGGCTCGACCTGGCCCGCTATTCCGACACCTTCGGTTTTGAAAAGGATCCTCACCGCGACATCTGGCCGTGGCGCGACTGGGTGATCCGGGCATTCAACGACGACATGCCCTTCGATCAGTTCACGATCCGGCAGCTCGCTGGGGACCTGCTGGCCGAGCCGTCCGCCGACGATCTGCTGGCCACCGCCTTCCACCGCAACACCCAGAACAACACCGAGGGCGGAACGGATGACGAGGAGTACCGCACCGCGGCCGTGCTCGACCGGGTGAACACCACCTGGACCGCATGGCAGGCGACCACCTTTGGATGCGTTCAATGCCACGCCCACCCCTACGACCCGATTCCTCACCGGGACTACTACCGTTTCGCTGCGTTTTTCGACGGCACCGAGGACTGCGATCAGAACGACGATTATCCCCGGCTTTTGATTCCCGCGGACGGGGCGCGACGCGAGGAGATTGTCGCGATCCAGCGCGAGATCCGGACGCTTCGCCACGATTTGAACGACGCAGGCCTCGCGGCGGCCGCCGCGGTGTCCAACTGGAGTCCGGCCATCCCCACCTGCGCGTCCACCAGCGCCAGCGATGCCACGCTCACGGTGGGAGCGGACGGCCGCATCCGGGCCGGGGGAACCCTGCCCATCAAGGTGGCGTACACGCTCCGGTTCCCCGCGGTTCCAGGTCTCACGGCCCTGCGGCTCGACATCCACCCGGTGGCCTTCGATCCCAAGGGGCTGCCCGAGCGCGGACAGGCGTTCTCCCGGATTCAGCTGGCGGTCATCGCATCCGAAGCGGGGGCCACCAACCAGCCCGTGGCGTTCCAGGAGGTCATCGCAGACCACCTGGCCGGTCCGTTCGATCCATTCCGGATCATTGACACGGGCGGGGGATTCGGGAGCTACCCGGTCATGACCGGACCCCGGCGTGTATTCGTGGTTCTGTCGAATCCGCTGGAGGTGGAATCGGACGGCACGCTGGAGATCACCCTGGACCACGGCATCGCGTCGAACAGTGGCGTTCAGGCCTGCGTGCTGCGCGACTTCACGGTGTCCGCAACGACGGACTCCCGGCTGTCCGACTTCGCCGGGGCTCCCGGACGCCGGGAGCAGTGGCGTTTGCTTCAGGGGAAAAAGGAGGCCCTCCAGGATGTCGCGGGGACCCGTGTGCCGGTGATGATGGAGCGTCCCGAATCGGCGGGGCGCGAGACGCGGGTGTTCGTTCGAGGCAACCGGGCAATCCGCGACGCGGTGGTCCGGCCCGGGATTCCCGACATCGTTTCGCCCCCGCCCGGGGACGACCCGCTGACCCGGCTGGATATGGCGCGGTGGATGGTTGGCGATCGGAACCCTCTGGCTGCCCGGGTGCTGGCGAACCGGCTCTGGGCCGAGATGTTTGGCCGCGGGATCGTTGAGACCCTGGAAGACTTCGGCACCAGCGGTGCGCGTCCGACGCATCCCGAACTGCTCGACCACCTCGCCCTGCGCCTGCGGGAGGACTGGGGATGGTCGGTGAAGCGATTTCTGCGCGAGATCGCGCTCTCGTCCACGTACGCCCAGAGTGCCCGGGTGACGCCGGCTTTGGCGACCCTCGACCCGGACAACCGCCTGTACGCCCGCGGTCCGCGCGTTCGACTGACGGCGGAAATGGTTCGTGACCAGGCGCTTGCTCTCTCCGGTTCGTTGTCCACAAAGGCCTTCGGTCCCCCGGTGTACCCTCCGCAGCCGGACGGGGTCTGGAACTCCGTGTACAGCGGTGAACGGTGGAATACGTCCCAGGATGCCGACCGGTTCCGACGGGCGATTTACACCTACCAGAAGCGGACCAGTGGATACCCGCTGTTTTTGACCTTTGATGCCCCCACCCGCGACGCCTGCACCGCCCGACGGTTGCCGAGCAACACGCCCTTGCAGGCCCTTGCAGTCCTCAACGATCCGGCCTTCCTGGAGATGGCCCGGTCGCTGGCCAACCGGATGGAAGCGGTCGGCGACACGCCGCAGGACCGGATCCGATGGGCCTGCCGACTCCTGACCCTGGAGCCGCCTCCGCGGTCCATGGTGGACACCCTGCTCCGGTTGTACGACGGGGCTCTCGAGGATTTTGGGGAGGATCGTGCGTCGGCAGACGCGCTGGCGCCGACGCCCGAGCGTGCGGCGCTGGTCCTTGTGGCCAACACCCTGCTCAACCTGGACATCGCGCTGACCCGCTGA
- a CDS encoding DUF1593 domain-containing protein, with translation MKTVLSTAAGLLAAVQLLLPPTAAAAAQEPDAGRLRVVIETDAGGDPDDEQSLVRFLLYANEWDVEGIIANRAHARDGENRNSERTGPGIVRRLLAAYGDCHPRLIEHDPRFPTREALEAVTVSGDNDTTEGVNLLLAVVDRADPRPIWYADWGTDHGAATNNLRRALDRVLEERGPEGYARFKSRLRLASADAFGPHTTEVHPPFPLWVDTFRPALDGRRWYHRFPALTARAGGFDLERDVRTGHGPLGALYPTNTTHWAKEGDSMTFLYLVPNGLNHPWQPGWGGWGGRYGPNETLPGRPYFWANRKDAWQGSTHRDHTLGRWAEALQNDFRARLDWCVAPRDGANHPPIIRVRLGPDPASAREFPNPGLPIFLRLSPGESVFLTAVDSSDPDGDPLTFRWEPYPEAGTYRGPVGPWSGGEGALRFAAPEVTTPETVHLILSATDSGTPPLTRYARVVVSVDPQSRPVDLERAFVPPPELAGERGHHRSPLQFRDGSRVETPADWNRRRAEILGEWEAIAGRPPGPLRSPTLEVLESEARETFTQHRVRVPLARDVTVPGWLLIPAQVGPMPAVVVPFYEPETSAGLNSSQHRDYALQLARRGFVALAIGSPGGDARKPEMGGAICQPLLFLAHAASNARAALAARPEVDPTRIGLVGHSYGGKWALFAAAWDEGFACTAVSDPGIAFDEARPGVNYWEPWYLGRDPGSVRSPGLVSSGNPRTGAYRELVAAGHDLHEVLALTAPRPLLVSGGSEDPPQRWQTLNHLRDVHAVLGVTDRVAMTHRAAHDPDADSNAAVVAFLVRFLGDGMPPAPDRP, from the coding sequence GTGAAGACTGTGTTGTCCACCGCTGCAGGGCTGCTCGCCGCAGTGCAGCTGCTTCTGCCGCCGACGGCTGCCGCCGCCGCGCAGGAGCCGGATGCCGGGCGCCTGCGCGTGGTGATTGAAACGGATGCCGGGGGCGATCCCGATGACGAGCAGTCGCTGGTCCGTTTCCTCCTCTACGCCAACGAATGGGACGTCGAAGGCATCATCGCGAATCGGGCGCATGCCCGCGACGGCGAGAACCGGAACTCCGAGCGGACGGGCCCCGGAATTGTCCGGCGTCTCCTGGCGGCATACGGTGACTGTCATCCCCGGCTCATCGAACATGACCCCCGCTTTCCGACCCGGGAAGCGCTCGAGGCGGTCACGGTGTCTGGAGACAACGACACCACGGAAGGCGTCAACCTCCTGCTCGCCGTCGTGGATCGCGCGGATCCCCGCCCGATCTGGTATGCGGACTGGGGGACCGATCATGGGGCTGCCACCAACAACCTGCGGCGCGCCCTCGATCGCGTCCTGGAGGAGCGCGGTCCCGAGGGGTACGCGCGCTTCAAGTCGCGCCTGCGGCTGGCTTCCGCAGACGCCTTCGGGCCGCACACCACGGAAGTCCATCCGCCGTTCCCGCTCTGGGTGGACACCTTCCGGCCGGCGCTGGACGGGCGGCGCTGGTACCATCGCTTCCCGGCTCTCACCGCGCGGGCGGGGGGATTCGACCTGGAGCGCGATGTGCGGACAGGACACGGACCGCTGGGCGCCCTGTACCCGACCAACACCACGCACTGGGCCAAGGAAGGCGACTCGATGACATTTCTGTACCTGGTGCCCAACGGGCTCAACCACCCGTGGCAACCCGGCTGGGGCGGCTGGGGCGGACGTTACGGTCCGAACGAAACCCTGCCCGGGCGCCCCTACTTCTGGGCCAATCGGAAGGATGCGTGGCAGGGAAGCACCCATCGCGACCACACCCTCGGACGGTGGGCCGAGGCGCTGCAGAATGACTTCCGTGCCCGCCTCGACTGGTGCGTGGCGCCCCGCGACGGAGCGAATCATCCTCCGATCATCCGTGTCCGCCTGGGTCCGGACCCGGCTTCCGCGCGTGAATTCCCGAACCCCGGCCTGCCGATTTTCCTCCGGTTGTCCCCGGGGGAATCGGTGTTTCTTACAGCAGTGGATTCATCGGATCCGGATGGTGACCCGTTGACCTTTCGGTGGGAGCCGTATCCGGAGGCGGGTACCTATCGAGGGCCGGTAGGCCCCTGGTCGGGCGGGGAGGGGGCGCTGCGGTTCGCCGCCCCCGAAGTGACGACACCCGAAACGGTTCACCTGATCCTGTCGGCCACCGATTCCGGAACGCCGCCGTTGACCCGGTACGCGCGTGTGGTGGTCTCGGTGGATCCGCAATCCAGGCCGGTGGATCTGGAGCGCGCGTTCGTCCCGCCGCCAGAACTCGCCGGGGAGCGGGGTCATCACCGGTCACCGCTTCAATTTCGCGACGGCTCCCGGGTCGAAACGCCGGCGGACTGGAACCGTCGCCGCGCGGAGATTCTTGGGGAATGGGAGGCCATCGCCGGGCGTCCTCCCGGGCCGCTGCGCTCCCCGACCTTGGAGGTCCTCGAATCCGAAGCCCGGGAAACCTTCACTCAACACCGCGTTCGCGTTCCCCTTGCCCGCGACGTGACCGTCCCGGGATGGCTGCTGATTCCCGCGCAGGTCGGTCCGATGCCGGCGGTGGTTGTCCCATTTTATGAGCCGGAGACGAGCGCGGGGCTCAACAGTTCGCAGCACCGGGACTATGCCCTGCAACTGGCGCGTCGTGGATTTGTCGCGCTGGCGATCGGCTCTCCCGGTGGGGACGCCCGAAAGCCGGAAATGGGCGGCGCCATATGCCAGCCGCTGTTGTTCCTGGCCCACGCCGCCTCGAACGCACGGGCCGCACTCGCGGCACGGCCGGAGGTGGATCCCACACGGATCGGCCTGGTCGGGCATAGTTATGGCGGCAAGTGGGCCTTGTTTGCGGCCGCGTGGGATGAAGGGTTCGCCTGCACCGCGGTCAGCGACCCGGGGATCGCGTTCGACGAGGCGCGTCCCGGCGTCAATTACTGGGAGCCCTGGTATCTCGGCCGCGACCCCGGGAGCGTCCGGTCACCCGGGCTGGTGAGCTCCGGGAACCCCCGCACCGGGGCGTACCGCGAACTGGTCGCCGCCGGCCACGATCTGCACGAGGTGCTCGCCCTCACGGCCCCGCGGCCGCTGCTGGTCTCGGGCGGATCGGAGGACCCGCCTCAACGGTGGCAGACCCTGAATCATCTGCGTGACGTTCATGCAGTCCTTGGCGTCACCGACCGCGTGGCGATGACCCATCGTGCCGCTCATGATCCGGACGCGGACTCGAATGCCGCGGTGGTCGCGTTCCTCGTGCGTTTCCTTGGGGACGGGATGCCCCCAGCTCCAGATCGCCCCTGA